A single genomic interval of Agromyces cerinus harbors:
- a CDS encoding 3-oxoacyl-ACP reductase, whose protein sequence is MTDLPRIDLTQRLAGRVAVITGGASGIGLATAKRLAAEGAHVVIGDMDATTGPAAAELVGGLFVQVDVTDEAQVDHLFDEAARVYGSVDIAFNNAGISPPDDDSIETTELPAWQKVQDVNLKSVYLCSRAALRHMVAQGRGSIINTASFVAVLGSATSQISYTASKGGVLAMSRELGVQFARQGIRVNALCPGPVNTPLLQELFAKDQERAQRRLVHIPVGRFAEPEELAAAVAFLASDDASFITGSTFLVDGGISSAYVTPL, encoded by the coding sequence ATGACCGACCTTCCACGCATCGACCTCACCCAGCGCCTCGCCGGCCGCGTGGCCGTGATCACCGGCGGCGCCTCGGGCATCGGCCTCGCGACAGCCAAGCGCCTCGCAGCCGAGGGCGCGCACGTCGTCATCGGCGACATGGACGCCACGACCGGACCGGCAGCCGCCGAACTCGTCGGCGGACTGTTCGTGCAGGTCGACGTCACCGACGAGGCCCAGGTCGACCACCTCTTCGACGAGGCCGCCCGCGTCTACGGCTCGGTCGACATCGCCTTCAACAACGCGGGCATCTCGCCGCCCGACGACGACTCGATCGAGACGACCGAGCTGCCGGCCTGGCAGAAGGTGCAGGACGTCAACCTGAAGTCGGTCTACCTGTGCTCGCGCGCGGCCCTGCGGCACATGGTCGCGCAGGGGCGCGGCTCGATCATCAACACGGCCTCGTTCGTGGCGGTGCTGGGGTCGGCGACCTCGCAGATCTCGTACACGGCGTCGAAGGGCGGCGTGCTCGCGATGAGCCGCGAGCTCGGCGTGCAGTTCGCACGGCAGGGCATCCGCGTGAACGCGCTCTGCCCGGGCCCGGTGAACACGCCGCTGCTGCAGGAGCTGTTCGCGAAGGACCAGGAGCGTGCGCAGCGCCGCCTCGTGCACATCCCCGTGGGTCGCTTCGCCGAACCCGAGGAGCTCGCGGCGGCGGTCGCGTTCCTCGCGAGCGACGATGCCTCGTTCATCACCGGCTCGACGTTCCTCGTCGACGGCGGCATCAGCTCGGCCTACGTCACACCGCTCTAG
- a CDS encoding glutamine synthetase family protein, which produces MTAPTGYLTLDALRGAVADGHVDTVIVAFTDMQGRLVGKRVSARLFLEDVAAHGAECCNYLLAVDVDMNTVDGYAMSSWERGYGDMAMIPDFQTLRMAPWLEATALVTADLQWLDGASVEASPRRILQRQLERLAERGLTAFVGTELEFIVFDDSFRTAWQKGYRELTPASDYNIDYALLASTRMEPLLRDIRNSMDGAGMYCEGVKGECNLGQQEIAFRYTDALGTCDNHSVYKNGAKEIADRHGKSLTFMAKFNEREGNSCHIHISLRGENGEAVFSDPDAPHGMSTLFRRFLAGQVAAMRELTLFSAPNINSYKRYVAGSFAPTAIAWGLDNRTCALRVVGRGLGMRVENRVPGGDVNQYLAVAALIAAGLAGIDGELELDDLFEGNAYESDVARVPATLRESADLFAGSAIAREAFGDEVVEHYLNNARIELAAYDAAVTDWERVRGFERL; this is translated from the coding sequence ATGACGGCACCCACCGGATACCTCACCCTCGACGCGTTGCGCGGCGCGGTCGCCGACGGCCACGTCGACACCGTCATCGTCGCCTTCACCGACATGCAGGGCCGGCTCGTCGGCAAACGCGTCTCGGCGCGGCTCTTCCTCGAGGATGTCGCCGCGCACGGCGCGGAGTGCTGCAACTACCTGCTCGCCGTCGACGTCGACATGAACACCGTCGACGGCTATGCGATGTCGAGCTGGGAGCGCGGCTACGGCGACATGGCGATGATCCCCGACTTCCAGACCCTGCGCATGGCGCCCTGGCTCGAGGCGACGGCGCTCGTCACGGCCGACCTGCAATGGCTCGACGGCGCCTCCGTCGAGGCCTCGCCCCGGCGCATCCTGCAGCGGCAGCTCGAACGACTCGCCGAGCGCGGCCTCACCGCCTTCGTCGGCACCGAGCTCGAGTTCATCGTCTTCGACGACTCGTTCCGCACCGCCTGGCAGAAGGGCTACCGCGAGCTCACGCCGGCCAGCGACTACAACATCGACTACGCTCTGCTCGCCTCGACGCGCATGGAGCCACTGCTCCGCGACATCCGGAACTCGATGGACGGCGCGGGCATGTACTGCGAGGGCGTGAAGGGCGAGTGCAACCTCGGCCAGCAGGAGATCGCATTCCGCTACACGGATGCGCTCGGCACGTGCGACAACCACTCCGTCTACAAGAACGGTGCGAAGGAGATCGCCGACCGGCACGGCAAGTCGCTGACCTTCATGGCGAAGTTCAACGAGCGCGAGGGCAACAGCTGCCACATCCACATCTCCCTGCGCGGCGAGAACGGCGAAGCGGTCTTCAGCGACCCGGATGCCCCGCACGGCATGTCGACCCTGTTCCGTCGGTTCCTCGCGGGCCAGGTCGCCGCGATGCGCGAGCTCACGCTCTTCTCCGCACCGAACATCAACTCGTACAAGCGCTATGTCGCGGGCAGCTTCGCCCCGACCGCGATCGCCTGGGGTCTCGACAACCGCACGTGCGCGCTGCGCGTCGTGGGGCGCGGGCTCGGCATGCGCGTCGAGAACCGGGTGCCGGGCGGCGACGTGAACCAGTACCTCGCGGTCGCCGCCCTCATCGCAGCGGGCCTCGCGGGCATCGACGGCGAGCTCGAGCTCGACGACCTGTTCGAGGGCAACGCCTACGAGAGCGACGTGGCGCGCGTGCCGGCGACGCTGCGGGAGTCGGCCGACCTCTTCGCAGGCTCGGCGATCGCCCGCGAGGCGTTCGGCGACGAGGTCGTCGAGCACTACCTGAACAACGCACGCATCGAGCTCGCCGCCTACGACGCGGCCGTCACGGACTGGGAGCGGGTGCGTGGCTTCGAACGACTCTGA
- a CDS encoding gamma-glutamyl-gamma-aminobutyrate hydrolase family protein: MTDAPATAPAPAPAPAPVIGITTYLEQAQTGVWDVRASFLPKVYIDAVTDAGGIAVLLPPQPADDATARAVLGTLDGLIVSGGADVDPARYGQTPHERTGAPRTDRDEWEDHLLTAAIDLELPFLGICRGAQMLNVALGGTLVQHLPDVVGSDAYQPGPAQFGETAAIVEPDSRLAAVLGDAATPLPIHVYHHQALDEVADGLRVTARTDDGVIEAVELETVPFGIGVQWHPEENAADRRLFAGLVDAAREHRAARSATAASNAPSERTAQ; this comes from the coding sequence ATGACGGATGCGCCAGCCACGGCGCCCGCACCGGCACCGGCACCGGCACCGGTGATCGGCATCACGACCTACCTCGAGCAGGCGCAGACCGGGGTGTGGGACGTGCGGGCCTCCTTCCTGCCGAAGGTCTACATCGACGCCGTCACCGACGCGGGCGGCATCGCCGTGCTGCTGCCGCCGCAACCCGCTGACGACGCGACCGCGCGGGCCGTGCTCGGCACGCTCGACGGGCTCATCGTCTCGGGCGGCGCCGACGTCGACCCCGCGCGCTACGGCCAGACGCCGCACGAGCGCACCGGCGCGCCGCGCACCGATCGCGACGAATGGGAGGACCACCTGCTGACCGCGGCCATCGACCTCGAGCTGCCGTTCCTCGGCATCTGCCGCGGCGCACAGATGCTGAACGTGGCGCTCGGCGGCACGCTCGTGCAGCACCTGCCCGACGTCGTCGGCAGCGACGCCTATCAGCCGGGGCCCGCGCAATTCGGCGAGACCGCCGCGATCGTCGAGCCCGACTCGCGTCTGGCGGCCGTGCTCGGTGACGCCGCGACTCCCCTGCCGATCCACGTCTACCACCACCAGGCGCTCGACGAGGTGGCCGACGGCCTGCGGGTGACCGCCCGCACCGACGACGGCGTCATCGAGGCCGTCGAGCTCGAGACGGTGCCGTTCGGCATCGGGGTGCAATGGCATCCCGAGGAGAACGCCGCCGACCGCCGGCTCTTCGCCGGACTCGTCGACGCGGCCCGCGAGCACCGCGCCGCACGCTCCGCGACCGCTGCCTCGAACGCCCCTTCCGAAAGGACCGCCCAGTGA
- a CDS encoding aldehyde dehydrogenase family protein produces MTHTIVNPADESVVTTVAAASIEDTDAAIARAAAAQRDWARLAPVDRARLLRRFADAVDGAVEELAAIEMRNSGHPISQARWEAGHVRDVLEYYSASPERLFGRQIPVAGGLDVTFQEPLGVVGVITPWNFPMTIAAWGFAPALAAGNAVVLKPAEWTPLTSMRLAELGLEAGLPDGLFQVIPGKGSVVGQRFVTNETVRKIVFTGSTEIGKQIMSGCADQVKRVTLELGGKSANIVFADADLERAAATAPYGVFENAGQDCCARSRILVERSVYERFMELLEPAVAGVRVGDPADEATEMGPLVAEAHLERVRSFVPDDSELAFRATAPTGPGFWFPPTVLTPARDSRTAREEIFGPVVSVFPFDDEDDAVRFANASEYGLSGSIWTRDLSRGIRVARAVESGNLSVNSHSSVRYSTPFGGFKQSGLGRELGPDAPLAFTETKNVFLAVD; encoded by the coding sequence GTGACCCACACGATCGTCAACCCCGCCGACGAGAGCGTCGTGACCACGGTCGCCGCCGCGTCGATCGAAGACACCGATGCCGCGATCGCCCGCGCCGCCGCGGCGCAGCGCGACTGGGCCCGCCTCGCGCCCGTCGATCGTGCACGCCTCCTCCGCCGCTTCGCCGACGCCGTCGACGGCGCGGTCGAGGAGCTCGCGGCCATCGAGATGCGCAATTCGGGGCATCCGATCAGCCAGGCCCGGTGGGAGGCGGGGCACGTGCGCGACGTGCTCGAGTACTACTCCGCCTCGCCCGAACGTCTCTTCGGCCGTCAGATCCCCGTGGCGGGCGGTCTCGACGTCACCTTCCAGGAGCCGCTCGGCGTCGTCGGCGTGATCACGCCGTGGAACTTCCCGATGACGATCGCCGCGTGGGGCTTCGCGCCCGCGCTCGCGGCCGGCAACGCCGTCGTGCTGAAGCCCGCCGAGTGGACCCCGCTCACGAGCATGCGACTCGCCGAACTCGGGCTCGAGGCGGGCCTTCCCGACGGCCTCTTCCAGGTGATCCCCGGCAAGGGATCGGTCGTCGGCCAGCGCTTCGTGACGAACGAGACCGTGCGCAAGATCGTCTTCACCGGCTCGACCGAGATCGGCAAGCAGATCATGTCGGGCTGCGCCGACCAGGTGAAGCGCGTGACCCTCGAACTCGGCGGCAAGAGCGCCAACATCGTCTTCGCCGACGCCGACCTCGAACGCGCCGCGGCGACCGCGCCCTACGGCGTCTTCGAGAACGCCGGCCAGGACTGCTGCGCGCGCAGCCGGATCCTCGTCGAGCGGAGCGTCTACGAGCGCTTCATGGAGCTGCTCGAACCCGCTGTCGCGGGTGTTCGGGTCGGCGATCCCGCCGACGAGGCGACCGAGATGGGCCCGCTCGTCGCCGAAGCCCACCTCGAGCGCGTGCGCTCCTTCGTGCCGGACGACTCGGAGCTCGCGTTCCGCGCCACCGCGCCCACGGGCCCGGGCTTCTGGTTCCCGCCCACCGTGCTCACGCCCGCGCGCGACTCGCGCACCGCCCGCGAGGAGATCTTCGGCCCCGTCGTCTCGGTGTTCCCGTTCGACGACGAAGACGACGCGGTGCGCTTCGCGAATGCGAGCGAGTACGGCCTCTCGGGCTCGATCTGGACCCGCGACCTGAGCCGCGGCATCCGCGTCGCCCGAGCCGTCGAGTCGGGCAACCTCTCGGTGAACTCGCACTCCTCGGTGCGCTACTCGACGCCGTTCGGCGGGTTCAAGCAGTCGGGCCTCGGCCGCGAGCTCGGACCCGACGCTCCACTCGCCTTCACCGAGACCAAGAACGTCTTCCTCGCCGTCGACTGA